A DNA window from Mytilus edulis chromosome 14, xbMytEdul2.2, whole genome shotgun sequence contains the following coding sequences:
- the LOC139502500 gene encoding alpha-2C adrenergic receptor-like, protein MNYSILYLNSSLKSVDSNLTESLSLSELNSQEVFKRLPVIVFISILILMGTIGNLHVLYIYYRKFNRSTYRNFVLTLAAIDIVSCTISMPFEIYDELYPYLFQANVACKVFRFINFTLAIATGLMLVVISSERYRRICRPFGSQLTEKQSIYAMIGIIICASGASLPALYVYGIKTTQIPGYDSVGTECTWGDHIEVYVGYIFYGETLMTVIGCMIALVVIYSIVGKYLWDHAHKMSKNMRTKYQMKEPIKLDVIEEETADQIRRARDSFRSIKQSNENGTAATKDEMKHNKLNKKARKLELPIINIKQNSDAPTSSGNTSPNHIPKTSLNWKGQNKLQTRDMKGLKKAFKNVTGRPAGANPLLSKPEKSVPDREKRITIVLFTITVLFIVSFLPYIVILILYSADESYEKSMTTVEHAVYLIGLRLYMINNVANPFLYSSFDSKFKKHLMEIYSFLSALI, encoded by the coding sequence ATGAATTATTcgattttatatttgaattcatcATTGAAAAGTGTGGACAGTAATTTAACAGAATCGCTTTCACTCTCGGAACTAAATTCACAGGAAGTATTCAAACGTCTGCCTgtaattgtttttatttccattttgaTACTTATGGGAACAATTGGAAATTTACACGTGCTTTATATTTACTACCGGAAGTTTAATCGTTCAACTTACAGGAATTTTGTGTTAACGTTAGCGGCCATTGATATCGTCAGTTGTACAATTTCTATGCCATTTGAAATATACGATGAATTATATCCTTATCTGTTCCAAGCAAACGTTGCTTGTAAGGTTTTCCGGTTTATAAATTTTACACTAGCTATTGCAACAGGATTAATGCTGGTGGTAATATCATCCGAAAGATATCGACGAATATGTCGACCATTTGGAAGTCAGTTAACAGAGAAACAATCAATTTATGCAATGATAGGAATCATCATATGTGCTTCCGGTGCATCACTTCCGGCGTTGTACGTATACGGAATAAAGACTACGCAGATACCGGGATATGATTCTGTTGGAACAGAATGCACATGGGGCGATCATATTGAAGTATACGTTGGATATATTTTCTATGGTGAAACATTGATGACGGTCATTGGGTGTATGATCGCTCTTGTTGTGATCTATAGCATAGTTGGGAAATATTTGTGGGACCATGCtcacaaaatgtcaaaaaacatGCGCACAAAGTATCAAATGAAGGAACCGATAAAACTCGATGTCATAGAAGAGGAAACTGCCGACCAGATCCGAAGGGCACGGGACTCTTTCCGTTCGATTAAGCAAAGTAACGAAAATGGTACGGCTGCTACAAAAGATGAAATGAAACACAATAAGTTAAACAAAAAAGCAAGAAAACTTGAGTTAcctattataaatataaaacaaaactcgGATGCACCAACATCGTCTGGGAACACATCACCAAACCATATACCAAAAACAAGTCTTAACTGGAAAGGACAGAACAAATTACAAACCCGCGACATGAAAGGATtaaaaaaagcttttaaaaacGTAACTGGTCGCCCGGCCGGGGCGAATCCATTATTATCTAAACCGGAAAAGAGTGTTCCTGACCGAGAAAAACGCATCACTATAGTGCTTTTTACAATCacagttttgtttattgttagttTTCTGCCTTACATTGTAATACTGATATTATATAGTGCGGATGAGTCTTATGAGAAAAGTATGACTACTGTAGAACATGCTGTTTATTTAATAGGATTAAGACTTTATATGATAAACAATGTAGCTAATCCGTTTTTATATTCCAGTTTTGactctaaatttaaaaaacatttgatGGAAATTTATTCGTTTTTAAGCGCATTGATTTAA